The Arachis ipaensis cultivar K30076 chromosome B05, Araip1.1, whole genome shotgun sequence nucleotide sequence tgggaacccttgatttctacttgcatgacatacataactgatatatggctTTTGAgcaaaagaacacacaacctgtgagtttttgagcttaattgtatggttacattcaaccataaatttcattcctgtgtgtttcgcattcttttctatgcttgtaatctttactttgttttaatctatatgtccaatatagaatgtagatacatacccgcatatgattgaggccatcatttgaattttttctcacttatcccaaataagcctacctcctacatcacccttgttaagcCCCCTTGAGCCATTTAACCCCCTttttgttttataaccacatcactagccttaagcagaaaaataaattaaaaatccccagttgaatccttggttagcttaagatagaggttATGTATCAACTAGTGTGGGAAAAATCTATggaaacatgggttgataggaaagaattaataagaataatcagaaatttgggagcatgctcatgtgaaaccaaattaaatgaaaataccatgtgcattgaaaatgttatgtttatgttatataaaaaaatccttcttaaataaataaggggacaaaattaccccaataataagtttagtagagaaatcaatgcacatggaagaaaattaaaaataaattggcACATGAGTATGTGACACAAAAGTGAAAAATTGGGTAGCTAAgcagaaattctaaaattttttttagagtatgtatatgttaggtgagatcttagactaattaaggattcaacttatagctcacttaaccttatatatacccttaccttcaccttggccccattacaaccttaaaaagaccttatgatgtttgtatgtatacattatatatttgttgattggttagatgaagaacaaagttttagaaagcatgaatagaaaagaatggagtgattaaccccaaacgctgagtgactagagagtaaacacaaatccagtgcgGGTTCAATAGCTTATtcccatatatccatgtttaaatTGTTAAAaatgtcttgcaagtttgtgaaatattttaacccaactcaattgtgaacatGTTTTAATATGGTTTGGCCTTAAttgtacatatatgattccttgagaatatgAAGCAAACTAACCACATGTAAACTTATTATATATAGGTGGATGATaagtagaattgcatgattcagttaggtagattgcatttagaatagattgtattgcataagattccaccactttacctTTATTctctctcttggatttagcatgaggacatgctattgtttaagtgtggggaggttgataaacccctatttcatgattcatcttgtgcttaaattgagtgtTTTCATcaatctttcacccacttattcatgtaaattgcatggttttattttcccttccttattttatgatatgtttgaaaacatgtttcctatactttaaaaatattaaatttaattatcctttattaccattcgataccgtgatttgtgtgttaagtatttttaggtttcatagggcaggaatggcttagaagacataaaggaaacatacaaaaatagaaggaaagcacaaaaatgaagttttgaagaaaaggcagcgacgcgaacgcatggatgacgcggacgcgtgcctagcgcaaaacgcaagcgacgcgcacgcgtgaacaaCGCGGACGcttgccttgagcagaacgcaaatgacgcgtacgagtgaatgacgcgtacgcgtgacaaggaaaactcccagatgacgcgaacgcgtgacccacacgaacgcgtgacagacgccacatgcagaaattgcagaaaatgctcctagcgatttctgaaCCTCTTTTCGGCCGAGATCTaagtccagaaacacagattagaggttataaagtggggaaatccatcCATTCAAGATATGGGGAGAATACatttattattcataattttaggattagatgtagtttttagaagagagaggttctctcctctctcttaggattaggatttaggatttcatcttctttaattacaggttcaatgttccttttatttatcttcccaatttaatttatgaatttttctatgttagatttgaatattctatttaatataatttgaggtatttcagatttaagattattttattttatttatgttatgaatgttttcgatttatccaaattattttcattcaaatagattttctttcctttggctttggttaagaaattggtaacacttgagttatcaaactcagcagttaaTTGGAAATTAGGATTGCGGATTAATTTGGATTCttctaaatctagtctttccataggagttgactaggacttgagggatcaaattaattagtccacttgactttcctctatttagtaagggttaactaagtgggagcaaaatctaattctcagcacacctgataaggataactaggataggatttccagttcttataccttgccaagagattttattattatcaatctattttccttgccatttaaattacttgccccTTTATTTCCAAAAagccaaaaatatataattttccataaccaataataaatcacacctccctacaattctttgagaagatgacccgaggtttgaatacttcggttatttatttttattgggtttgcttaagtgacaaataaaacttttgtacgaaagaattctctgttggtttagaaactatactaccaacgcgattatatttttataagaaaattctttaccgatagaaaatccagTTCGTCAGTGTCCTTATAAACTCAAATCAAAGTGTGTGTTTGACCACTGATTGTTGGACTTCTATACAAAATCTAAACTATCTTTGCCTCATTGCACATTTTATTAATCAAGATTGGAAGTTGCAATAGAGAATTCTTAACTTTTGTCTCATCAAGAATCATAAAGGTGAAACAATTGGTAGGAAGATAGAAAAATGTCTTTTAAATTGGGGAATAAGTAGAGTATTTAGCATCATAGTTGATAATGCTAGTTCAAATGATGTTGCCATTTGTTACTTGAAAGGTAGAATGGAAGATTGGAATTCACATCCTTTAAAAGGTGAACATTTTCATGTTAGGTGTTGTGCTCATATCTTGAACTTAGTGGTGAATGATGGTTTGAAGGATATGCATTCTTCAATTAGTAAAATTAGAAATGCTGTTAGATATGTCCGTGCTTCTCCTAGTCATATGGATAGGTTTAAAAGTTGCATTAAAGAGGCTAGGATCTAAGACTGCTCTTGTGTGCAATTAGATATCCTCACTAGGTGGAATTCCACTTACATAATGCTTGATAGTGCTTTAAAATTCCAAAAGGCCTTCAAGAGATTAAGTGAGAAGGATGCTGAGTTTGTAATGATGCAAGGGGGCATTCCAAAGAATGAAGATTGGGATAATGCAAGATGATTTGTGAGGTTTTTGAAGATTTTTTCCGATGTAACCAAAAAAGTCTCAGGTTCTACATTTGTGACTTCTTCTTCATATTTTCATCACTTTTGTTCAATTCTTAGTTCTTTGAAGACTTGGGCTGATAGTAATGACATATTACTTAAAGGTATGGCTACAAAAATAAAGGCTAAGCATAATAAATATTGGGGTAACTTGAGGAACatgaatatgatgatttttgTTACTGTGGTACTTGACCCTTGATACAAGATTAAGTTTGTTAAGTGGAGTTTTCAAAGGTTGTTTGAGAAGGAGGATGCTGATTTCTTATGTGGTAAGGTGAAGGAAGTATTCAATGACTTGTTTAACAGCTATAGGGTTGCTCTCAATAGTGATCAAGCACACCAATCTGCACAACACAACCAAGATGTGGATCTGGATGATAGTGCTTTTGATGATGTTCGCTTTGCGGCAGCATTTGAAAATAATGTACAAGCAAGTGAGAGTGTCAACACAAATGAAGTGGATTTATATCTCATGGAGTCCTTGGAGAAACCAGTTAATCCAAGTAGTTTTGATATTTTAACTTGGTGAAATGTGAGCTCTAACAATTACAAATATCCTGTTCTAAGTCAAATTACGAGGGATATTCAAGCTATGCTGGTGTCAACGGTTGCTTCTGAATCCGCCTTTAGCACTGGAGGTAAAGTGCTTAATCAATATAAGAGCTCTCTTACTCCAAAAACTGTTGAAGCTTTGATTTGTGCACAAAATTGGTTTCGAGCCAATTCATTGCCAATTGACCTTGAAGAGTCTTTTGAAGAATTTGAAAAACTTGAGAAAGGTAATGTTCTTTaatattatgttttattttatctttgcaTAGTGATTAACTTTACTATTTGATAATATGTTTAACttactaatatttattttattacattTTATTGTAGAACTTGAGCCAATTCCTCAACTAATAGATGAAGAAGACTCTGGTGATGAATCTGATTAGTGATCAGTGCTTCACCTCTCAGTTTGGAGTTTTTTATGTTATGTTTTTATTAAGACTTTGCTATGttatttgattttgtgttgttgagacttgtttagttattttgatacTGAAGAATTATTATTTTAGCAAGACTTGTTGAATATGTTGGATTGTTGGACAATTGGACATGTTGGTTTATAATGTTTTATGggatttttgttttattattatgttgGATTGTGTTTTATTATTATGATGGATTGTTAGACAGGTTATTAACTTTAtaaattaagttattattttgtatttaaaaaacCGCAGATCCAAATCGCTTGTAATCGGATCAGATCGGATTTCCAAAAAAAGTTCATCCAATCCAAACAGCACCGCACATAAATCAAGCTTCGAATCGGATGACTTTTTCCttcaaaaccgaaccaaaccgcaccgcgaacccCCTAACCGTGGGCATGGAAAATACTTTCAACTAAGAGCTCAAAACTTCAAGAGAGGAGAACATGTACCTCAAGGTCAAAGAGACTCTAGGAGGAATAATTATGATCAAAACCAGCATGCCAAAGGGAGAGGTAATCAGAGTAAGGCTTCTCTAGATTTAACTTGTGATCATTGTGAATGTTTTCATCCGAATGACTCGTGCAAGTTGGGTATAGGTGGTTGCTTCAATTGCAGATTGTCTGGTCATATGGCGAGGGATTGTACTCATGGGAGGAACCCGAATGCGGGTCGGAATCAACACCAAAGGCGAGTGTTTGCTGTGAACGTCCAGGATGCTACAAAGTCGGATccgttgatgagaggtatatATTTAATTGGTGGTAAAACGTTAATTGCCttatatgatactggagcttcgcaTTCCTTCATTGCATTTGATAAGGTTGAGGAACTAGGGTTGAAAATGTCAGAATTAGCTTTCGATTTGTATGTGCATACCCCATATCAGACAGTTGGGACAAAGTTAGGTTGTGGGCAAGTATCTTTCAAACTTGAGGATAGGGAATTTATCCATGACTTAATTTGTTTGCCAATGGTTGGATTTGAAATGATTTTGGGGTATGATTGGTTGTCAAAGAATCGGgtattgttggattgctttgagcAATCGATTAGTTTATGCCGGAAAGAG carries:
- the LOC107640190 gene encoding uncharacterized protein LOC107640190, with the translated sequence MARDCTHGRNPNAGRNQHQRRVFAVNVQDATKSDPLMRGIYLIGGKTLIALYDTGASHSFIAFDKVEELGLKMSELAFDLYVHTPYQTVGTKLGCGQVSFKLEDREFIHDLICLPMVGFEMILGYDWLSKNRVLLDCFEQSISLCRKEKEEQ